The genomic region GTAAATTACAAGGAAGGTCTGCTACTTTTCACCAATATGCTACAAGTATACCACCAATTGCCTTTGCCATTCCCTAGAAGCCAACCCCAAATTCTAAATACAAATGGAATGAGCTTTCCCAttttcaaaatgtggagttcTATCATGTTGCGAAGGCAATTGAGAAGGCAGGGGTCAGATGGATAGCACTACCACCTGCTTCAATCTTATTTCTATTAATTCATGGAATGCTTTTCTAGGAGGTGGTGCGTTTGGCAGAGACGAAACAATATTATGTTGATAATGCCAATTTGTCTGATGCCTTGCCACTTAATCAGAGGAAGTCACTGATTGCACAGACCCTTAATTTCTTGGAAGTCATTTTTCGGGATGTCAACAATCACAACAATTCAGGAAAGCATTGTGATGGCGAAGACTCTGCTGCGTGTTTCCACTTCAAGACTCTGTATACAGGGAACATTTCTCCTTTTGAGTATGCAGATATGGTTAAAACCACAACCCACAAGTCACCTAGTAATTTCTCAAAACTTGCAGAGAGCTTGTTCAAGAAGGGCTATGATATTGTTTCTGTTGGAACAGAGAACCATTTAGTGTTGGTGAATTTAAGAGACAAGGGCATTGATGGCTCAAGAGCTGAAAAAGTTTTGGAATCAATCCATATTGCAGCAATTACAAATAATGTTCATGGGTACGTGTTTGTCGTGGTTCCTGTTGGTGTCCTGTCCATTGAGTCACCCTTCTCATTTGAGACTATCGTCGGGGTGGAAGGATTGGAGATTGACAAAGGATATATCTTCCCTCAATTTGCTACAAACCCTGAGaaattgtttgttgaattcgAGAATGCTGGAGTTCCGATCACTGACCAGAAGATTTCAAGGATGTTTAAAGTAGTGGAAGACTGCCGAGCAGCTGGAATTCTTGTTATGGTAATCACGGGAGATAACCAGAACATTGCAGAAGCAATATGCCGTGAAATAGGCGTGTTTAGTACTGATGAAGACGTACATTCAAGAAGCCTTACAAGAAAAGAGTTTATGAGTACTATACGTGATCCAAAAGCCCATCTGAGACAAGATGATGGCCTTCTGTTTTCAAGGGTCGAACCAAAGCACATTGTGAGGTTGCTTAAAGAGGATGGTGAGGTTGCTGCTATAACTGTTGATGGAATGAATGGTGCATCTACTTTGAAGCTTGCTGATATCGGGATTGTAATGGCCATTTCTGGAACTGAGGTGCTTCTAGAGCTGAAGGAGAGAGCTGCTGCGTTCAAACAAGTCCCCACAATTTCTTTTTTAAGCCTTGAGGACAAGGCTAATTTTCAAGGGGGAAGTATTGTTATGTACCCAATTTGTAATTGAGGTTTATGCTCTAATTAAGAGTGTAATTGAGTGTTTTACTTGTTATTAGGGGAATTTGTTAGAAATGTCAGCTGGCAGTAGTCACACTTCGTGTATAAGAGCACCAGCTCTTTGGTTTGTAAACAGATCAGAATTTTACAAaagaaatcaatataaaaatattgGAGCTCTGCTCCTTATCTTCCTCCTTCCCTCTCTTCTATGTGCAATAGTTAAGGTTGAGCTAGGGTTGAGATTTAGGTTCCAACATCTTCTGTGCTGTAATGGGAGATTTCTATTGGCCTTTCGGATTTCGGCATCCGAAAGTTCAAATTTAACAAGTTCAATTTGTTACATTCAGGTCCACTCCACATTTAACATGTTCAAATTCCATAGAAGTCGGTTTTGCAGATTGTGTCTGCAATTAGATCAGAGATCAACCGATCTTTTGTTATCATGCGGAAGATTGCTTTTGGGAAGGATCTAAAGCAATTCATCTCTGTATGTTTACTCTCTGTATGCTCATTGCCATGTAGTTCTGTCTTTTCTAATTGATGAGTGTTCATGTTACACTGCGATTCATGATGATGCTTTAATTGTTTCTCGATTCGTAATTGTTTGTAATTAATGTGACATATTTGAATTGCAATCTGTGTTTGTATGAAAGGGATGGCATATCATGTTGCTGACTTAattgtttatgtttttcatatttgcgATGGTGTTATGATCGATCAGGTGATTGCTGACATGTGACTTTGTTTGGAGCTCACGTGGCTCCCGTTGGATTCAGTATGCTTTAGCTGCTGCCAATCCCAATTtacatacaatttttttaatttttcttgattGGAATATGGGCTTTTTATTCGTCCTTATCCAAAGTTCTGTAATTTATACAACTTTGATCGAAAGCCATGGTTTTTATTGCTGAAAATTGTTAACCTCTGTTTAGATATTCATTTACTCATTAAAATGGCGTTTTGGGTTCCGTAACCGAACCTCATTGCTCCTCTTTAACTCTAGAATCTTCAGAATATATGTGGGTTTTGCTTTGAATTTGATAAACCTCTCTGGGTTCGTG from Pyrus communis chromosome 9, drPyrComm1.1, whole genome shotgun sequence harbors:
- the LOC137745963 gene encoding calcium-transporting ATPase 4, endoplasmic reticulum-type-like, with translation MVKTTTHKSPSNFSKLAESLFKKGYDIVSVGTENHLVLVNLRDKGIDGSRAEKVLESIHIAAITNNVHGYVFVVVPVGVLSIESPFSFETIVGVEGLEIDKGYIFPQFATNPEKLFVEFENAGVPITDQKISRMFKVVEDCRAAGILVMVITGDNQNIAEAICREIGVFSTDEDVHSRSLTRKEFMSTIRDPKAHLRQDDGLLFSRVEPKHIVRLLKEDGEVAAITVDGMNGASTLKLADIGIVMAISGTEVLLELKERAAAFKQVPTISFLSLEDKANFQGGSIVMYPICN